Genomic DNA from Triticum dicoccoides isolate Atlit2015 ecotype Zavitan chromosome 4B, WEW_v2.0, whole genome shotgun sequence:
CCTGTACTGCCTATACGCGGAGTCCGGGTGGAAGAACACCGGCACGCAGCCGGCGAGGATGGCGTCGAACGCCGACCGCCGTGTGTACGTGTCGCCCGGTGGTTGCAGGCAGAAGCGCGCCCCTTGGAAGACGCGCATGAAGGTGCTGGGCACGAGGCAGTTCTTCTCGCTCTTCCGGCACTGCACCAGGTTGCAGAAGCTGGAGGCGCCGCACTCCCGGATGAGGTGGTGCCGGATGGAGTTCGGATCGCCGGGACGCTCGCCGCCGGCGAAGGAGAAGAGGAACTCCCGCTTCATGCCTCGCATCCGCTGCTGCCACTGGAGGACGTCCGCGTCCTTCGCCGGGTGGAAGTAGGTCGGGTACGGCACGGCGAAGTCGAAGTCCGTCCACGGCACCTTCTCGACGAACAGCACCGTCATGTTCCACACCGCCGGTAAACGGAGCAGCTTGTTTCCCCACTCCGAGTCGCTGTCCGTCTGCCGCTGGTGGTCCCACGCCGTCCTCCCGGACATGAAGAAGTGGTCGCGCCCGCCCATGGCGCGCCACTCGGGCCGCCGCGTCAGCCAGTCGACGAGCTCGACCGCCGCGGCGTCCTTGTCCGTGGCGTTGTTGCTCCACAGGTTCCGCACGACGTCAAACCCAGCGTAGAACGGCAcgaagacggcggcggcgcgggatgaGTTGTCGGTGAGGCACTCGTACTGCCGGACGCGGGCGTGGAAGATGACGTCGAGGCCGAAGTGGTCGGTGGCGTACCAGCCCTCGTCGGCGAACACGCCGTCCGCGTTGTCCAGGGGCTCGCCGAGGCCGCCGTTGACGAGGTACTGGCACATGTCGATCCACGGGTACCAATGCTTGCAGTCGGCGAGGACGTCGGCGTTGAACCGCGGGGGCAGGTCATGGACGTACAGGTACCGCCCGCGGCACGCGTCCTCCCCAGCGACGCCAACGTCACTGCTCCGGCGCACCTCGCCCCCGGCCGCGGAGGCGATCAGGAGCTTCTTGACCTGCTGCTCCTGGACGGATGGGAAGCGCGGCTGGGCGCCGTCCTCGCGGCCGGACGCGGGGGCGGCGGTGACGAGCGACTGGCGCGGCGCCCTGACGGGCGCCGCGCGGTGGCAGTAGACGATGAGGAGCCACGGCGTGGCGGACAGGATGGCGAGCAGGACGAGGCGAGGCAGCCAGCGGGCGCCCCCGCCGTGCGCGGCCGTCGTCTTCTCCATGGTCACCCCACGAGTCACGCACGCACACGCTGGCTCTCGTACGTGTCCCCGACGGAGTTGAGGTCTCGGAGTCCACTCTGACTAACTTAAGCGCGGGGAGTCTCGAGATGGGAATTCATCCATGTGATTTGCATATCGCTGGCCGGCATACGTGGTTATCTGAGAGCTCACAGCTCTGACTTGAGAGATGCTCCGCATTAACCATGTCAATGATCGATCGAATCTAGGCGCGAGGAAATGAAGGAGCCGGCCGGGGGACTGCACGTGCACATGCATGGTGTATCAATAGAAATGAACATTAATTTAAATTAGAAATGCACATTGGACCGGGGATCTAATCTGGGAGATGCATTACTGCCAACTTTCGACGATTCATTGGATCCTTGGATGGAAAGTCTGCATCCTCGAGCGTGTATATAGAAATCCAGCTAGTGGTTTGGAtccgtaagagcatctccagccgcgcccccaacaggccccctagGGCGCCGGCGCCCGGAAAAACCCCAGTCGCGCACCCAAGACGCCGAAATTCACCGGCTCGGCCTGTTTTTGGGTCCGGCGATCCCAGGCCGAACCCAATGCACTGGNNNNNNNNNNNNNNNNNNNNNNNNNNNNNNNNNNNNNNNNNNNNNNNNNNNNNNNNNNNNNNNNNNNNNNNNNNNNNNNNNNNNNNNNNNNNNNNNNNNNNNNNNNNNNNNNNNNNNNNNNNNNNNNNNNNNNNNNNNNNNNNNNNNNNNNNNNNNNNNNNNNNNNNNNNNNNNNNNNNNNNNNNNNNNNNNNNNNNNNNNNNNNNNNNNNNNNNNNNNNNNNNNNNNNNNNNNNNNNNNNNNNNNNNNNNNNNNNNNNNNNGCCCTCCCGCCACCTTGCCGATCCCGATGCGAACCCTCCCCCCCCACCACTGCTAGATAGGCCATTCCCCCGCCGGAAAAGAGAGAGGGTTCCGCCGCAGCATCGTCCACCCCGTTCCTGGGCGAGCTTTTCGGCGCTTCGGCCATGCAGGGTGGGATACCGGCGGCTGCACGCCTACTGCGCCCGCCAGGTGTTCGGCGATGGACTTggacgacgaggaggcgctcgcggcgctgttgtgtcatcttgcacaatatgatcattgagagcgaggtggaagagccagtgtttgacactgaacgatATTACAGGCagagtcctcttgcccaagttgatcaccacctaccggcaacctggacGGCCTTTCTCAAtacgcgtcaggagatccgagacccactggGGCATCAACAACTACAACAGGATCTGGTGGAGTACATCTGGAGGCTCAAGGACAATGCCTaactcgacgtgtgatgaaatatgagtttttatttgttgaactatataatttgtattaaaCTATTTGATTTCCACTtattttctatgatgaactatgtgataaaaatagCTTCTGTTCAATTTGTGCCGAAGCATGCCGAATACAGACCAAAATTGATCAATTTGCGTCAATAATGGGCCAATTTGCATCAAAAATGGGCTGAAAAGTGAGCCAATTTACGCTGACAGTGGACCGAAATCGACACCTGAGGACGACTTGGGAGCAGCGGCTGGAAACCCAATGGCCTCCATGCTGATTTTTCAGCCGGCGCGCCCCATGACGCCCCTATTTCAAACCCGTGTGGGACcgaacggctgaagatgctctaagtAGTATAGAAATTTTTGGGCCTGCACCGGTACTGTCTCCACCGACTCACAAGTCCCAACTGCGTGCTCATTGACCGGCAATGGCCTCCATCGACACACGGTTCCCAGGGACCGCGCGCATATGGCGCTCCTCGCGCTGCACACCCGGAGCTGACACGGAGCtggagtagctagctagctagtagtacgacTACTCTATTCTGTCTCGAGCTCGGGATCTCAGGCCGATCGAGGGTGCCATCTACGGCACGCACTGCTAGCGGCGACTGATTTCTTTGCTCGATCTTTGAGAGGCGCGTTGGATCTCTGCGCGTCACCCCCGTCCCTCCGGCTGCATAACGTAGTACGGTGGAGGTGCGTGCGATCTTTTCCCCCGACCGGACGGCAATGGTGCGTGCTGGACTAGCGTTCTGCTTGCCCCTGCAGCGATCGCGGTCAGCAAGGGCTAATGGCATTTCTAACCGAACCCCTATCGGGGGGGTTAAAGAAAGATAATTTTGATTTTTCCTCTCCAACCGATATCTAGCCGATCCCCTAAAACGAATAGCGGGGAAAATTTATCCTCTGGCATCTATTCCGCGCCCTAAATTTACTCCGCCGCTATTCCAGATGGCAACGGGGACGAAACCCATCGGGTTTTGCCTTTCCAAACCCATCCCCACGAGAAAATCGTAAACCCGTCTCCGTCCCTATCATCATGCGCGGGGCTAGTTTTTCACCCGTCCCCTAAACCCATCGGGTTTCGGAGAACCCACGGGAACCCACGAGAAAATCAAAATATTTAAACAAACATAGTGGCGACAAAGAATAACATTTCAGCAGCAAAACAAGCACATTTTAGCAGCATAGTTTGAGCAAATTTCAACAAAAAACAATGGTAGATAGTTCAACAGTGGTGCCCGTGTGGTGTGCGAGATGGGATCGAGGGAGTGGTGCCTGTGTGGTGTACAAGATCTAGCGAGGCTGGGGTGCGTCGAGTGGATATGAGGTTGGGGGCTCAGACGCTGCAGATGTTTGGGCCGATGTGAGTTCAGGCTGCATGGCCCAATACGTTGTGTAGTATTTTCGCGCGTAGGCCGGGTTTCGGGTTCGGGTATTGATGAAACGGGTGTGAACCCGCGAAACATGCCGGGTTTTACATTTTACCCAACAGCAGCCCCACGGAGTTAGAAAAACACCCATCCCCGTCCCCTAATggggtaaaaacccgcggggaCGCGGGTTTCGGGGCCCCGTTGCCATCTTTAGCCGCTATCGCTCGGAGAAAAAACTCTCGCCTCTCCTCCCGCCACTGCCTCTTTTGCTGGGGACCGCCCGCCGGCCCCGCCGCTACCTCGACGCCCTCCTTGGCCCTCGCCGCCCTTCTGCCCGACGTCGAGCCCGTTCGGCCCTCGTCGCTGTTGCCGGAAACGAGGTGAAACGCCGCCACTGTCGTCATAACCGATTCGTCGGATTGCTTCATATTTTTCTTCCTCTTTCGCGGCGCCGCATCTGACTTTGCTTGTGCGCCACTGCAAGTCACTCGCACGCTTCGCCGCCCACCGGTTTGGCTGAAACGACGACGGATGGCCGGTGCATCACCACGACACCGCAAGTGTTCCACGGATTGCCTAGATGAGTTTTTTCGTTCATTTGTTTTTGAACCAAGTTGTATGGATTGAACCAAAGTTGTTTGAATTGCAAATGAAGAGGTCTGAGGGAAATGGTCTTCGAGGACTCGTCGTCatctaaagaggaagaagaagatgaagacttcgAAACCGTTTTAGGATGATTTTCAATAATGATATTCGCCCCCTAGGAGAGGATCGCAGTTTGGCCACATACACATCACCCGTGATAGAGCGGAGGGCCACTGtcctggaattgtcacgtcagatgtcctagtaaaaggacttggtcgtggagccatcgcaactaggaagcttaaaggggttaatcgggacaaagtacacgaggtttatactggttcggccccttacggtgaaggtaaaagcctataatccatttttgagtgggattgcttatgtcttgattaccagggagcgaatccgcttgacctagttctcgatctgatgttacttgccctgaaccaccgccgggtcatccctttatataaagAGGTCGACGCCTAGCGGctctcagagtcccggccggctcataaacagtgtccggctcggtctctttctatccctaccttacaatacaagttacatacatatgacggtttatctctacaggccttaaatcgcctttgggctttgggcccttaactgaaccgccatcttcaagtgttGTTTTGGGCTTCATACCTTTGAGTCGCcaaaggtataacccggcccctcctgggcgggtcatacctaatagttatatccccaacattaggccccagattgatttgaacgagttcatgtcaatcttcaacacttagaaaaaaaatTCTGCTCTTCATTTGTACAGGAgctttataacccgccatgacgtcatcctctggatttgTGATAACcttccatgacgtcatcttccattAACGCACGCTTTGTCCAACATATCTCAatggatccttatcttaatgaTCATCCCAAGAATCGA
This window encodes:
- the LOC119294011 gene encoding xyloglucan galactosyltransferase KATAMARI1 homolog, with protein sequence MEKTTAAHGGGARWLPRLVLLAILSATPWLLIVYCHRAAPVRAPRQSLVTAAPASGREDGAQPRFPSVQEQQVKKLLIASAAGGEVRRSSDVGVAGEDACRGRYLYVHDLPPRFNADVLADCKHWYPWIDMCQYLVNGGLGEPLDNADGVFADEGWYATDHFGLDVIFHARVRQYECLTDNSSRAAAVFVPFYAGFDVVRNLWSNNATDKDAAAVELVDWLTRRPEWRAMGGRDHFFMSGRTAWDHQRQTDSDSEWGNKLLRLPAVWNMTVLFVEKVPWTDFDFAVPYPTYFHPAKDADVLQWQQRMRGMKREFLFSFAGGERPGDPNSIRHHLIRECGASSFCNLVQCRKSEKNCLVPSTFMRVFQGARFCLQPPGDTYTRRSAFDAILAGCVPVFFHPDSAYRQYRWHLPDDRDSYSVFISEEDVRSGNASSVEETLRRIPQEVAERMTETVIGLIPRLVYADPRSKLETLRDAVDVTLEAVIDRVSELRKEMGHGDLTQTGTKVSSKVKADN